The Lonchura striata isolate bLonStr1 chromosome Z, bLonStr1.mat, whole genome shotgun sequence genome window below encodes:
- the GADD45G gene encoding growth arrest and DNA damage-inducible protein GADD45 gamma, with product MTLEEIHGQQPMPAGHDWMQGAGTALHELLVSAQRRGCLTAGVYESAKLMNVDPDNVAFCVLAADQEDEGDIALQIHFTLIQAFCCENDIDIVRVNDVAKLAAIVGPSEDSGEPRDLHCILITNPNEEGWKDPALEKLNLFCEESRNVNDWVPTITLPE from the exons ATGACTCTGGAGGAGATCCACGGCCAGCAGCCCATGCCTGCGGGGCACGACTG GATGCAGGGCGCCGGCACGGCCCTCCACGAGCTGCTGGTGTCGGCGCAGCGCCGCGGCTGCCTCACCGCCGGCGTCTACGAGTCGGCCAAGCTGATGAATGT CGACCCCGACAACGTCGCGTTCTGTGTGCTGGCTGCGGACCAGGAGGACGAGGGGGACATCGCGCTGCAGATCCACTTCACTCTGATCCAAGCCTTCTGCTGCGAGAACGACATCGACATCGTGCGGGTGAACGACGTGGCTAAGCTGGCGGCCATCGTGGGGCCCAGCGAGGACTCCGGCGAGCCGCGCGATCTGCACTGCATCCTCATCACG aacCCGAATGAAGAAGGCTGGAAGGATCCAGCTCTGGAGAAGCTGAATTTGTTTTGCGAAGAGAGCAGAAATGTCAATGACTGGGTGCCAACTATCACCCTGCCTGAGTGA